The genomic window TTCAATTACGAATAGGATTGAGAAGGGAATGGTAATTAACCAGTAAATCTTGGACAATAACTCCAACCCTTGCCACCATGTAGAAAAATTATCGAGCAGCATAGTGATATATTTTTCGTGAATGTAGGAATATTGCTCGATGTTTAAAAAAAATCTTGGAAGAATATTTACTCTTGGTTTAAAAATCTTGGAAAAATGGGTTTTCGAAACTGTAGTAAAACGGGAATAATCAAATGATTTGTAGTAAGGCCGAAACGTTGAGTCTATTCAGCCATGAGCAGGTTGCATCCGCGAATATCGCTGTTGTCGAAGCGGCCGAGGACTTCAAATTGACCCTTTGCATCTAACTTCCCAAGATCTTTTAACTCAAGAAATGAGCAGGAGTATAGATTGGCTAAGTCAATAACATTAATACCTCCCGATTGGCTACTAGCGTTATAGCAAAATGGATCGTTAGTGTCACGAATAAGAACCTTCATCCATGGTGGGGTCGAAAATACACCACCACCGATAGAGTAGCCTTGTGAAAGTAACTCGGTCATTCCGTATTCCGAATGAATCGACTTAACTCCCATCCGCTGACACAGAATGGAGTGCAGTTCGGGTCGAGGGAGTTCTCTGCGCTTGCCCTTCATGCCACCAGTTTCCATTACAATGGTATTCTTGAGGTTGAATTCATGCTTTTCTGCAAGATCGAGTAAGGCAAAAGTAACACCAATCAGCAGCACCTTTCGGCCAGAGGCATCCAGCTCTGTTAATTTTTTTGCCATCTCGTCGATGTTGTGCAGGTAAAAACCGGAGTCGGGGTGTTCACTTTGCTTGATGAGTTCGTCCATCATGTAAACCAGCGACGAACCATCTCTTTCGAGATAAGACGGTAATAGTGCAAGCATGCAATAGTCGGATGGCTCACCATAAAAGCGCTTAAACGCTTTTAAAAAGCTTCGTTTATAGAGGTCGGTACTGGCAACGTAGTGGTGGCTCCGTACCATTCCAGTAGTTCCACTGCTCATAAAAACAACTTCCGGCTGAAGTCCCAAAGCAATAATCCTTTGCGATTTGAATAGTTCTACCGGAAGAAAAGGAATATCGGTAAGTTGTGAAATCTTGGATGGGTCGATGCCAAGGTGATTCAGGTATTGTGCATAGATAGGTACGTGGCTGGCTTGAAAGTTAAAAACATCAAGCGCAATTCGTTCAAAAACAGGTGAATTATTGTCCTGAATCTCGAATATTTCGTCCTTTAGTATATCTATGTTCATAGTACTTTTGCTTGGTGCAAAGGTAGAAATTGAAATGTGATGAAAAGCGTTTGAGCATCGATTAGTCGTTGAACGGGATCATTTATATGAAAAAAAGCAAGGTTGAGACGGGCTCAACCTTGCTTCAACGTGAAAATGGGAGTGTAATTATCCCCTTATAGACTTGATTCCTGGTAGTTCTTTACCCTCCATATACTCGAGCATAGCACCACCGCCAGTAGAAACATAGCTAACCTTATCGGCAAGCTTGTTTTTGTTGATAGCCGCAACGGAGTCCCCGCCACCAATAAGGCTAAAGGCACCTTTTTCGGTTGCCTTAGCAATGGCGTGAGCAATAGCAGTAGTTCCCTTGGAAAACTTATCCATTTCGAAAACGCCCATCGGACCGTTCCAGAGAATGGTCTTAGAGTTTTCGATTACCTTGCTGAAGATAGCAATCGATTCATCGGCGATATCGAGGCCCATCCAACCGTCTGGTGTTTGGTCAATTTTGGTGGTTTGGATATTGGCGTTAGCATCAAAAGCATCAGCATTAACGGCATCAACGGGGAGATAAACCTTCACGTTTTTCTCCTTTGCTTTCTTCAGCAGTTCAAGGGCAAGGTCGAGTTTATCTTCTTCGCACAGCGATTTACCAATCTTCCCACCTTGTGCCTTAATAAAGGTGTAGGTCATTCCACCACCAATAATAAGGTTGTCGACACGGTCAAGAAGGTTTTCAATAATCAGGATCTTGTCCGAAACCTTTGCACCACCCATGATGGCAGTAAATGGTTTCTCAGCCTTTTTTAGGACGATGTCCATGGCATTTAGTTCGCTTTCGATAAGGAAACCAAACATGCTGTTCCCTGGGAAGTATTGTGCAATAAGTGCGGTGGATGCATGGGCACGGTGAGCAGTTCCAAAGGCATCGTTTACGTAACAATCGGCATAGCTGGCAAGCTGTTTGGTAAAGGCTTTTTGTTTTTCCTTAACAAGGACTTTGGCGATCTTTTTTTCCTCTTCGGTAGCGGTTTCGGGCAAACGAGGTTTCCCTTCCTCCTCTTCATAGTAGCGAAGGTTTTCCAACAGGAGAATTTCACCGGGTTTTAGGTTTGCCGATAGTGTTTTGGCTGATTCGCCCATGCAGTCATCTGCAAATTTAATTTCCTTGCCGCCCATTAGTTTTGATAAAACGGAGATAACGGGTTTTAGGGAGTATTTTGCTTCCACACCAGATGGACGTCCTAGGTGCGACATGAGGATTACGGAGCCTCCATCCTTCAATATCTTATTTATAGTAGGTAACGTTCCGCGGATACGGGT from Williamwhitmania taraxaci includes these protein-coding regions:
- a CDS encoding long-chain-fatty-acid--protein ligase, whose protein sequence is MNIDILKDEIFEIQDNNSPVFERIALDVFNFQASHVPIYAQYLNHLGIDPSKISQLTDIPFLPVELFKSQRIIALGLQPEVVFMSSGTTGMVRSHHYVASTDLYKRSFLKAFKRFYGEPSDYCMLALLPSYLERDGSSLVYMMDELIKQSEHPDSGFYLHNIDEMAKKLTELDASGRKVLLIGVTFALLDLAEKHEFNLKNTIVMETGGMKGKRRELPRPELHSILCQRMGVKSIHSEYGMTELLSQGYSIGGGVFSTPPWMKVLIRDTNDPFCYNASSQSGGINVIDLANLYSCSFLELKDLGKLDAKGQFEVLGRFDNSDIRGCNLLMAE
- a CDS encoding phosphoglycerate kinase, encoding MATIQNYNFAGKKAIIRVDFNVPLNKQTFEVTDDTRIRGTLPTINKILKDGGSVILMSHLGRPSGVEAKYSLKPVISVLSKLMGGKEIKFADDCMGESAKTLSANLKPGEILLLENLRYYEEEEGKPRLPETATEEEKKIAKVLVKEKQKAFTKQLASYADCYVNDAFGTAHRAHASTALIAQYFPGNSMFGFLIESELNAMDIVLKKAEKPFTAIMGGAKVSDKILIIENLLDRVDNLIIGGGMTYTFIKAQGGKIGKSLCEEDKLDLALELLKKAKEKNVKVYLPVDAVNADAFDANANIQTTKIDQTPDGWMGLDIADESIAIFSKVIENSKTILWNGPMGVFEMDKFSKGTTAIAHAIAKATEKGAFSLIGGGDSVAAINKNKLADKVSYVSTGGGAMLEYMEGKELPGIKSIRG